The sequence CGCGCTGCTGAGTTTGGTAATCGGCGCGCTCTGGTATTCACCCCTGCTCTTCTTCAAAGCCTGGCAGCGACAAACAGGCCTTACCGACGAGCAAATCGCCAAAGCAAAGCCAATCAAAACTTACTCGCTGACCCTCGTGCTGGCGTGGATCATTTCCTACAACCTGGCATTCTTCCTGGGCGGCAGCGGAACCACCTGGCGCTTCGGCTTGATTGCGGGGCTGCTGGCCGGCGTGGGCTGGGCGGCGACAATGTTCACCATCATCTCGCTGTTTGAGCAGCGTTCATTGAAGTACATCCTGATCAACTGCGGTTACATCACGGTCTATTTTGGGCTGATTGGATTTTTGCTGGGCATCTGGAGGTGACAAGTGGCGACGAAAACATCCGGCGAGATCGAAAAAGAATTCATCGATAATTTGAAGACATCCACCGGCAAGTCAGTGCCGGAATGGATGAAGCAATTAAGCGCTTCAGGAATCACGAAGCGCAACGACCTAATCAAGTGGCTGAAAGAAAGACAGGGCTTCGGTCATATGAATGCGTCATTGCTGGCGGGGATCCATTTGAACAACGGCAAGCCCGTTTACGGCAACACCGAAGACCTCTTGGATAATCAGTTCGCCAAGGCCGCGGACATGCGGCCGCTCTACGAATCCTTCATCGCATTCGTGCAGAAGCATTTCGGAAACTCGTCGGTGCTGCCGAAGAAGACTTACGTTTCGATTTTGGAAAAGCGCGAATTCGCCGCCATCAATATCAAGCCAAAAGAGCTGCGCATCGGATTCGATCTGGGTGACCGGCCGTTCGATGAGACAGTGAGCAAATCAAAACTGTCGGGGCCGATGCCCCGCATCTCTCACATGCTGGTGCTGACGGACAAAGCGCAACTCAACAGTGAATTGATCGAGCTGTTGAAGAGTTCGTATCAAAGATCTCACTAGGCAGCCGGCTAATCAGACGCGAATGGCTTTGCCTCAAAAGTCAGAGAGTTCCAAGTGTGTTATTCACAACGGGGCTTCAGCCCGGTGATCTTTGGCAAGACGAGATCCGTGAACCGTTTCAACGGCAATAACATACTTGACTCATCGATCAACGATTGTTCATGAATGAGTCAGCCCGAAGGGCTGAAAGATAGTAGCCGGGGGTTGAGCGCGTCAGCGCGATACCCCCGGATCGAAGTGTATGTAATCTCTGACCCTGAAAGGGTCACAGAACTCGTCTTGCACCCCTTCAGGGTGCGAATTCTAGTCGACGTGTCCGGGGGGTTACGCTTCGCTGCGACCCCCGGCTACTCTCTTGCAACCCTGCGGGTTGCGAAACCAATTGATGCGTCAAGTATATTGAAACGTTTAAACGGTTTCCGCTGCTCCTAAGCTTTCAGATCACCCGGCTGAAACGGGGTGTGAATGAGAGCCTCCCCGAAAAGCGGCGTTTGTTTATTTGGCGACTAACCCAGCCCTAAAGCTCTGGGCTACTATCAAGCGTCCACCAAGCGGACGCCGGTAGGAATGCGCAAACGCAAAGTCGCGGTGAAGGTAAATGACCTGATGCAGCAGGGCTACGTCTACTATCTCACCGAACCCGCCGGCAAAAACTTTCATCCTGACTTCAAACCAGAACTGACGCCGAAAGAGATGCTCGAGCTCGGTGTGTTCGGCGGAAGGTACTTAACTGATTGCCGCAAAGAATTCCCGGCGGCGTGGTTCAAACGCGCAAAGCTCTGCCACGAAAAGCACGATGCGAAACTCAATTTCTTCGAAGTGAATGCGTCGCAACCGCTTGCCGTCTGGAAGAAGAATGGCTGGATCTATCATGAGGATCCGCGTGGCTGGTTCCAGTGGTATTGCCGTTACTACCTCGGCCGCCGCTGTCCTGACGACGAGCGGCAAATCAAACGTTGGCGCGCGATGCGTCGCCACATCTCGCAAATCAAAACGAACTGCCCGGCCTGCGCGCTCGATTGCCGGCGACGGCAGCGACAGGCGCTGCTGCACTGGGCTTACGACGCGCGAAAAATCTGATGCTCAATATTGAAACCGTCAGACTGCTGCTGACCGTCATTAGCGGACTCTGCTGGACGATTGTTTACATCGACGGCATTCGCGTCGGCTTCCGTGACAAGTCCTACGCGATTCCGTTCTATGCGCTGGCGCTGAATTTTGCGTGGGAGTTGCTCTACACCTATCACGGCTTTCGCATAAACGGTGTCGATGCGCAGAATATTTTTAGTGCCGCCTGGCTGACATTTGATATCGGGATTCTGTACACGTACTTCAGGTTTGGGCGGAAGTATTTTCCGGACATCGGTGCCTTGGCAACAAGTGGATTGCGATCCGAAAGGGGCGTCGAGAGCACCCCACGCGAGATGCTAGCGCGGGGACCCCGCACGCCGCCGCACTCCAAAAGCGGGTTCATTGGATGGAGTGTGCTCGGGCTGGTGACCGCGTTCGCCGTTCAGTATGCGGTCATTAGGGAGTTCGGAGTCGCGAAGGGCGCCGCGTATTCAGCATTTCCACAGAACCTCATCATGTCGATTCTGTTTATCGCGATGCTGGCGAGACGCGGCAACCGTGAAGGGCAAAGTATTCTAATCGCGGTCAGCAAATGGATCGGAACACTGGCGCCCACAATTCTATTCGGCGTAGTTGGCCAAGGTGGCTTCCCAAATGGCAGTTTTCTCATTCTTACGGTAGGACTGTTCTGTTCCGTCTTCGATGTGATTTACATTTGGCTCCTGGTGAAAACGAAAACCGGCATTCACACTAATGAAGTCATGAACAATTTAAGGTTGGGATCTCGCTAATGAAAGTGAGGCTCTGCCCGACAAAGTACTTCAGGGGACGAGAAACAATGAAACTTCGAAGAATCACGATAGTTGTAGTTGCCATCGCCGCTGTCCTGGCCCCGTCACTAACGCAGCTCGCACAGACTTCAGGCGGAGCAGCTCCGGTATCTGTCGCACCGGCCAGGCGTGTTCATCACTACGTTTACTTTGGAATGGATCGCAATGAGCTTAAAAATGCGAAATCGTTCCTCGAGACGAAACAGTTTGAAGGCGCGCAGGTTGCCTACTCGTGGCGGCAGCTCGAACAGGGAAAAGACAATTACGATTTCAGGATAATTCATGAGGACCTCACATTTCTAAACTCACACGGCAAGAAACTTTGGATTCAGTTTTCGGATGTGACGTTCAGTCCGGAACGCATCAACGTGCCGCAGTACCTGCTGAAAGATCCGAAATACAACGGTGGCGCTGACAAGCAATACAAAAGCCATGACGACAAGGACGAAAATCCCGAGCACGAAGGATGGATGGGCCGGCGTTGGGATCCGGCGGTGCAGGAAAGACTGCACAAATTGTTTGTAGCCCTGGGCAAAGAGTTCGATGGCCGCATTGCCGGAATCAATCTGGCTGAGAGTTCGGTCGGGGTTGGCCGGACCGGCAAACTGTGGCCCAAAGGCTTCACCTATGGGATTTATCGCGACGCCGTCATTGCCAACATGAAAGCGTTGAAGCGCGCCTTTCCGAAATCGATTGCGATGGTCTATGCCAACTTCATGCCGGGCGGACGGCCCTATCTCGAAGCAGTTTACAAAGCCGCGCGTGAATCTAACGTCGCGGTCGGTGGACCAGATCTGATGCCGTTCCGGCCGTTTCAACGCTCGAACAGTTATCCCCTGATCCGCGAATCAGCGGGAAAAGTTCCAACCGGCCTCGCGGTGCAGGATGGAAACTACTCGGACGTGAACAAAGAGACGGGCAAGCGCGCCGACATTGCGGAGTTACTGAAATACGGCAGCGAAGAACTCAAGCTGGACTACATCTTCTGGTGCACGGAAGAGCCCTACTACTCGCAGGAGCTGATCCCGTTCATGCGTGCGGCGAAGCGCGGCTAGTAATTTGTAATCATCTCGAAATTGACTTGCCTCTCTCACGAGGATATCGTCCGCAGGCGTTTTGCAAGTTATTGATCTGGGTCTCCAAATCAAATCAAAGGGGCTAAAAATGATGAAGCGACTAGTAGTGTCGTTTGGGCTCTTGATTCTCGTTACGCTTGCGGTGATTTCTTTTGTGTTTGCCTCTCCAGGATCGCGGGAGTCTGGCAAAGATACGACCCGGGAAGAAACTCGCGTGGTTAGCGAGCTTCAGCGGGAAACAGGTGCGGCTCGGTCGTCGTTTTGCTGCGCCGGTTGCAGCCGCAGCAGCCAGGGAGCGCGGTTCAGCTGTACGGGATGTAGCCCGACTAATAGCTGCCCCGCAGGCAAAATTGCGGTCGGCTGTGAAAACTACACGTTTGACCCGTCGTCCGGAACCTTAACCTGTTTCTGACAGCCAGGCGTAAAGCGGGGCTCGTTGATTATTTCAAAGAGGGACCGCGACTACGGCCTAGAAACAGATCGTTCAATTCGCCGAACGGTGCGGCATGGGCGAAGCTCGCAAAGGAACCGCTCTTCTGGATTTCCTGGGCGGCGGCGATGAATCCGGCCCAAGCCGCACGCGCCAGCGCGCCGCCAATCGATATGCGGCGCACGCCGAGATCGGCAAGCTCCGCCACGGTCACGTGGCAGTTGTTGGTCGAGACCAGAACATTGACGGGTTTGGGCGCGACCGCATCCACGATCGCTGAGATCTCTTCCGCATCGGTAACGCCCGGGGCGTAGAGACAATCGGCGCCGGCATCCGCGAAGGCGACGAGTCGCTCGATTGAAGTGTTGAATGGATCGGGAGTACCGACGAGATATGCTTCACAGCGAGCCGTTAGCACGACGCGAGGATCGCCTGATCCGGTCGCTACCGCTCTCGGTACTGACACGCCGTCGATCGCGGCGCGCGCAGCTTTGATTCGCTCCACCGCCAAATCAAAATCGTAAAGCGGCTCTTCGCTCTGTCCTGAATTGTCTTCAATCGACAAACCGGCGACGCCCGTCTGGACGCACAACCGAACGCTCTCCGCAACGCCTTCAGGATCGTCGGCGTAGCCGTTTTGAAAATCTGCGTTAACCGGCAACGACGTCGCTTCAACCAGCTCGCGGAAGTGTTCGAGCATCACGTCGCGCGTGACGAACTCCGGCCCATCTGGCAGAGCTTTTGAGAAAGCGAAACCCGCGGACGTCGTCGCCAGCGCTTTGAATCCGAGGTGTTCCAGATAGAAGGCTGAACCAGCGTCCCAGGGATTCGGCAGCACAAAGCAGCCCGATTGGTGCAATGCCCGAAATGTTTCAATTTTGGATGATTGTTTCAACATGATATGCGGGCGAGGTCAGTACCGGGAGCGAACCGGGGTCCCGCGCGGGCAGCCCGCGTGGGGTGGTGGTAGCGACCGGGTCTCAACATTCTCTCTCATAACGTGTGTTCGCGCCGGAATGCCCGTCCCAATAGCACGTCGGCGATGGCCGAAGAAATTTTCAGTCCCGGATGGTCTTCGAGCCAGAAAAATTCGCCTACCGGATTGATTTCCAGAAACACATAACGGCCGTCAGGAGTGAGCACAAAATCAATCGCACCGTAGTTGAGGCCGAAATAATCCATCAATCGGAGCAATTGCTGCTCGAGGCTGCGCGGCAATTCAAACCTTTGCCACTCCTTCATGAGCGCAACGCCATCTTTTCGCCAGTCGTGTTGCGCCGCCCTGGAAACCTGCGAGTCAATGGACGCGGTAAACACCCGATCGCCTACCACGGTAGTACGCAACTCCAGCGACTTCGGCAGTTGCTCCTGAAAAGTCATTGGACAAAGATTAAGCCCATCCAAGTCCGCCAAATCTTCGCGGCTGACTGGATTGGTGAAGACGACCTTCTCGACCCCATTCTCATAAACGGCAAATGACGAAAGCATTTTCGTGACAATCCCAGCTTCGCACCCTTGCGCAAATGCCCGCACAGCGTCTGCGTCGTTCGTGATCAGCGTTCGCGGAGTATCCAGGCCCAGTTCTCGGGCCACCTGAAGCTGAATCTGCTTATGCTCGGCGCGGCGAATTACCGGTTCGGGATCCATGCGAAACGCTTTCAGGCTTTCCAGCATTCCTTTCACGGTCCGGCTTGATTCATCCATTGAGGCCATTCGTAGTTGCGGGTCGATGCTACGCGGAATTCGGGCCCCAATTTCCAATCTGCGATGCCAGATCGCAGTGACTTCCTGTAAATCCACTTCACCTTGAGCAGAAATCAGCCGCAGCCTTTCGGAGCCTTTGAGATACTCGGCGATCAGGCGCACTTCGGTCGGAAATCTGTCGGTGTCAAAACGGAATGCGCGGCCGCCCTGGCTTTCTATTGCCGTCATGACCGAATCGACGCTTTGATTGTCCAGGCTCCGCGTGATGATGAGGACCGTCATGTC is a genomic window of Pyrinomonadaceae bacterium containing:
- a CDS encoding DUF1761 domain-containing protein; this encodes MENPYINHLAVFVCALLSLVIGALWYSPLLFFKAWQRQTGLTDEQIAKAKPIKTYSLTLVLAWIISYNLAFFLGGSGTTWRFGLIAGLLAGVGWAATMFTIISLFEQRSLKYILINCGYITVYFGLIGFLLGIWR
- a CDS encoding DUF5655 domain-containing protein; amino-acid sequence: MATKTSGEIEKEFIDNLKTSTGKSVPEWMKQLSASGITKRNDLIKWLKERQGFGHMNASLLAGIHLNNGKPVYGNTEDLLDNQFAKAADMRPLYESFIAFVQKHFGNSSVLPKKTYVSILEKREFAAINIKPKELRIGFDLGDRPFDETVSKSKLSGPMPRISHMLVLTDKAQLNSELIELLKSSYQRSH
- a CDS encoding isocitrate lyase/phosphoenolpyruvate mutase family protein; translated protein: MLKQSSKIETFRALHQSGCFVLPNPWDAGSAFYLEHLGFKALATTSAGFAFSKALPDGPEFVTRDVMLEHFRELVEATSLPVNADFQNGYADDPEGVAESVRLCVQTGVAGLSIEDNSGQSEEPLYDFDLAVERIKAARAAIDGVSVPRAVATGSGDPRVVLTARCEAYLVGTPDPFNTSIERLVAFADAGADCLYAPGVTDAEEISAIVDAVAPKPVNVLVSTNNCHVTVAELADLGVRRISIGGALARAAWAGFIAAAQEIQKSGSFASFAHAAPFGELNDLFLGRSRGPSLK
- a CDS encoding MvdD family ATP-grasp ribosomal peptide maturase yields the protein MTVLIITRSLDNQSVDSVMTAIESQGGRAFRFDTDRFPTEVRLIAEYLKGSERLRLISAQGEVDLQEVTAIWHRRLEIGARIPRSIDPQLRMASMDESSRTVKGMLESLKAFRMDPEPVIRRAEHKQIQLQVARELGLDTPRTLITNDADAVRAFAQGCEAGIVTKMLSSFAVYENGVEKVVFTNPVSREDLADLDGLNLCPMTFQEQLPKSLELRTTVVGDRVFTASIDSQVSRAAQHDWRKDGVALMKEWQRFELPRSLEQQLLRLMDYFGLNYGAIDFVLTPDGRYVFLEINPVGEFFWLEDHPGLKISSAIADVLLGRAFRREHTL